In the Leifsonia sp. 466MF genome, one interval contains:
- the lipA gene encoding lipoyl synthase — protein MSAVPEGRRMLRLEVRNAQTPIERKPEWIKTKAKMGPEYRQLQSLVKSEELHTVCQEAGCPNIYECWEDREATFLIGGSQCTRRCDFCQIDTGKPAEFDRDEPRRVGESVQRMGLRYATVTGVARDDLEDEGSWLYAETIREIHRQSPGTGVEILVPDFSGNPDHLGEVFSARPEVFAHNVETVPRIFKRIRPAFRYDRSLDVLTQGRSAGLITKSNLILGMGEERHEISTALRDLHDAGTDIITITQYLRPSPRHLPVARWVHPDEFVELKQEAEEIGFLGVLAGPLVRSSYRAGRLWAQSMQAKGRPVPDELRHLADATLGFAQAVS, from the coding sequence GTGAGCGCCGTACCCGAGGGGCGCCGGATGCTGCGCCTCGAGGTCCGCAACGCCCAGACGCCGATCGAGCGGAAGCCCGAGTGGATCAAGACCAAGGCGAAGATGGGGCCGGAGTACCGGCAGCTGCAGAGCCTGGTGAAGTCCGAGGAGCTGCACACGGTCTGCCAGGAGGCCGGCTGTCCCAACATCTACGAGTGCTGGGAGGACCGGGAGGCGACCTTCCTCATCGGCGGCTCGCAGTGCACGCGCCGTTGCGACTTCTGCCAGATCGACACCGGCAAGCCGGCGGAGTTCGACCGCGATGAACCGCGTCGCGTCGGAGAGTCCGTGCAGCGCATGGGCCTCCGTTACGCGACCGTGACGGGCGTTGCGCGCGACGACCTGGAGGACGAGGGCTCGTGGCTGTACGCGGAGACGATCCGCGAGATCCACCGCCAGTCGCCGGGCACCGGGGTCGAGATCCTCGTGCCCGACTTCTCCGGCAACCCCGACCACCTCGGCGAGGTGTTCTCCGCCCGCCCGGAGGTGTTCGCCCACAATGTGGAGACGGTCCCGCGCATCTTCAAGCGCATCCGGCCCGCGTTCCGCTACGATCGCTCGCTGGACGTGCTGACACAGGGCCGGTCCGCCGGGCTGATCACGAAGTCCAACCTCATCCTCGGGATGGGCGAGGAGCGCCACGAGATCAGCACAGCCCTGCGCGACCTCCATGACGCGGGAACCGACATCATCACGATCACGCAGTACCTGCGGCCGAGCCCGCGCCATCTGCCGGTGGCGCGGTGGGTGCATCCCGACGAGTTCGTCGAGCTCAAGCAGGAGGCGGAGGAGATCGGATTCCTCGGCGTCCTGGCGGGGCCGCTGGTGCGCTCGTCGTACCGAGCGGGACGGCTGTGGGCGCAATCCATGCAGGCGAAAGGACGGCCGGTGCCGGACGAGCTGAGGCACCTGGCCGACGCGACGCTCGGCTTCGCACAGGCCGTCTCCTGA
- the sucB gene encoding 2-oxoglutarate dehydrogenase, E2 component, dihydrolipoamide succinyltransferase, with amino-acid sequence MSESVSLPALGESVTEGTVTRWLKNVGDRVEVDEPLLEVSTDKVDTEIPSPVAGVIEEILVQEDETVEVGTALVTIGDGSGAGAEAPAAPAAEAAPAEAAPAEAAPAEQAAPAEAAPAEAAPAPAEQAAPAAEQAAPAPQAAPAEAAPAQQAAPAQQAPAAAAPAAPAPAAPVAPAQQAAPAQAAPAPQAAPAAPAAPAAPAQAAPAQEAPAAAGGSSSGAHAGNAGYVTPIVRKLANEQGVDLSTVTGTGVGGRIRKEDILSAAAPAAAQGGAPAAEAAPAPEVSPLRGTTQPMSRLRKVVAERAVVSMQSTAQLTSVVEVDVTKVAALRDRVKGDFLAKTGVKLSFLPFFALAAAEALKTYPVINATVDGDSIVYPDHENMSIAVDTERGLLTPVVRNASELDIAGLAKEITDLAERTRDNRLKPDELAGGTFTLTNTGSRGALFDTPVVFLPQVAILGTGIVTKKPVVISADGTDSIAIRSTVYLALSYDHRIVDGADAARFLVAVKNRLEGGNFEANLGI; translated from the coding sequence ATGAGCGAATCCGTCAGCCTCCCGGCGCTCGGCGAGAGCGTCACGGAAGGCACGGTCACCCGCTGGCTGAAGAACGTTGGCGACCGTGTCGAGGTGGACGAGCCCCTGCTCGAAGTCTCGACCGACAAGGTCGACACCGAGATCCCGTCGCCGGTCGCCGGCGTCATCGAGGAGATCCTGGTGCAGGAGGACGAGACGGTCGAGGTGGGCACTGCGCTCGTGACGATCGGTGACGGCTCCGGTGCAGGCGCTGAGGCGCCCGCTGCTCCGGCAGCCGAGGCCGCTCCTGCGGAGGCCGCCCCGGCCGAGGCGGCTCCGGCCGAGCAGGCTGCTCCCGCGGAGGCCGCTCCCGCGGAGGCTGCACCGGCTCCCGCCGAGCAGGCCGCACCCGCCGCCGAGCAGGCCGCGCCCGCACCGCAGGCTGCTCCCGCGGAGGCAGCTCCTGCCCAGCAGGCTGCTCCCGCCCAGCAGGCCCCCGCCGCGGCCGCTCCCGCGGCTCCGGCCCCGGCTGCTCCCGTCGCTCCTGCCCAGCAGGCGGCACCCGCCCAGGCTGCCCCCGCCCCGCAGGCGGCTCCTGCCGCTCCCGCGGCACCGGCCGCTCCGGCTCAGGCCGCCCCCGCGCAGGAGGCCCCCGCGGCCGCCGGCGGCTCGTCATCGGGCGCCCACGCCGGCAACGCCGGCTACGTGACCCCGATCGTCCGCAAGCTCGCGAACGAGCAGGGCGTCGACCTCTCCACCGTCACCGGAACCGGTGTCGGCGGTCGCATCCGCAAGGAGGACATCCTCTCGGCTGCTGCCCCGGCCGCGGCTCAGGGCGGCGCGCCCGCTGCTGAGGCGGCTCCGGCTCCCGAGGTCTCGCCGCTCCGCGGCACGACCCAGCCGATGTCGCGTCTCCGCAAGGTCGTCGCCGAGCGCGCCGTCGTCTCGATGCAGTCGACCGCGCAGCTCACCAGCGTCGTCGAGGTCGACGTCACGAAGGTCGCCGCTCTCCGCGACCGCGTGAAGGGCGACTTCCTCGCCAAGACCGGTGTGAAGCTCTCCTTCCTGCCCTTCTTCGCCCTGGCCGCGGCCGAGGCGCTGAAGACGTATCCCGTCATCAACGCGACGGTGGACGGCGACAGCATCGTGTACCCGGACCACGAGAACATGTCGATCGCGGTCGACACCGAGCGCGGCCTGCTCACCCCGGTGGTGCGCAACGCCTCGGAGCTCGACATCGCGGGTCTCGCGAAGGAGATCACCGACCTGGCCGAGCGCACCCGCGACAACCGGCTCAAGCCGGACGAGCTCGCCGGTGGCACCTTCACGCTCACGAACACCGGTTCGCGTGGCGCCCTGTTCGACACCCCGGTCGTCTTCCTCCCGCAGGTCGCGATCCTGGGCACGGGCATCGTCACGAAGAAGCCGGTCGTCATCTCGGCCGACGGCACGGACTCGATCGCCATCCGTTCGACCGTGTACCTGGCTCTCTCGTACGACCACCGCATCGTGGACGGCGCCGACGCGGCCCGCTTCCTCGTCGCGGTCAAGAACCGTCTCGAGGGCGGCAACTTCGAGGCCAACCTCGGAATCTGA
- a CDS encoding RNA polymerase sigma factor yields MATRAATKTRDAEVEVEETVTVAADETAKPARKTATKAAPKKAATKTAAKKQTASSKAKGSAADDDDEIDDDAEVEIDVEDVAVVADDDAAADDTDDAETTDEADSDDADGDETEGKTPAITIPVGDIPLPTDALVLRAVDEDDDIPVYSSTITGATADPVKDYLKQIGKVPLLNAAEEVELAMRIEAGLFAEDKLANTPNLSKELERELKWVARDGQRAKSHLLGANLRLVVSLAKRYTGRGMQFLDLIQEGNLGLIRAVEKFDYTKGFKFSTYATWWIRQAITRAMADQARTIRIPVHMVEVINKLARVQRQMLQDLGREPTPEELSKELDMTPEKVIEVQKYGREPISLHTPLGEDGDSEFGDLIEDTEAVVPADAVGFTMLQKQLESLLDSLSEREAGVIRMRFGLGDGMPKTLDQIGDTFGVTRERIRQIESKTMAKLRHPSRSQSLRDYLE; encoded by the coding sequence ATGGCAACCCGTGCAGCAACGAAGACCCGCGATGCGGAGGTCGAGGTCGAAGAGACCGTGACCGTCGCCGCGGACGAGACGGCGAAGCCCGCCAGGAAGACCGCCACGAAGGCGGCTCCGAAGAAGGCTGCGACGAAGACGGCTGCGAAGAAGCAGACCGCGTCGAGCAAGGCGAAGGGCAGCGCGGCGGACGACGACGACGAGATCGACGACGACGCCGAGGTCGAGATCGACGTGGAGGACGTGGCCGTCGTCGCGGACGACGACGCGGCGGCGGACGACACCGACGACGCGGAGACGACCGACGAGGCCGACTCCGACGACGCCGATGGCGACGAGACCGAGGGCAAGACGCCCGCGATCACCATCCCGGTCGGCGACATCCCGCTGCCGACGGACGCGCTCGTTCTGCGCGCCGTCGACGAGGACGACGACATCCCCGTCTACTCCTCGACGATCACCGGCGCGACGGCCGACCCGGTCAAGGACTACCTGAAGCAGATCGGTAAGGTGCCGCTGCTGAACGCGGCCGAAGAGGTCGAGCTCGCCATGCGCATCGAGGCCGGTCTGTTCGCCGAGGACAAGCTCGCGAACACCCCGAACCTGAGCAAGGAGCTGGAGCGCGAGCTGAAGTGGGTCGCCCGCGACGGCCAGCGCGCGAAGAGCCACCTGCTCGGCGCGAACCTGCGCCTCGTGGTGAGCCTCGCCAAGCGCTACACCGGTCGCGGCATGCAGTTCCTCGACCTCATCCAGGAGGGCAACCTGGGCCTCATCCGTGCCGTCGAGAAGTTCGACTACACGAAGGGCTTCAAGTTCTCGACCTACGCGACGTGGTGGATCCGTCAGGCGATCACCCGCGCGATGGCGGACCAGGCGCGGACCATCCGCATCCCGGTCCACATGGTGGAGGTCATCAACAAGCTGGCCCGCGTGCAGCGCCAGATGCTGCAGGACCTGGGCCGCGAGCCCACCCCCGAGGAGCTGTCGAAGGAACTCGACATGACCCCGGAGAAGGTCATCGAGGTGCAGAAGTACGGCCGCGAGCCCATCTCGCTCCACACCCCGCTGGGTGAGGACGGCGACAGTGAGTTCGGCGACCTGATCGAGGACACCGAGGCGGTCGTCCCGGCCGACGCGGTGGGCTTCACGATGCTGCAGAAGCAGCTGGAGAGCCTGCTCGACTCGCTCTCCGAGCGCGAGGCGGGCGTCATCCGCATGCGCTTCGGCCTCGGCGACGGGATGCCGAAGACGCTCGACCAGATCGGCGACACATTCGGTGTGACGCGTGAGCGCATCCGCCAGATCGAGTCGAAGACGATGGCGAAACTGCGTCACCCGTCGCGCTCGCAGTCGCTGCGCGACTACCTCGAGTAA
- the lpdA gene encoding dihydrolipoyl dehydrogenase — MSEQNFDIVVLGGGSGGYAAALRAAELGFTVGMIEKDKVGGTCLHRGCVPTKALLHAAEVADYSRESSKYGIVTQLQGVDINGVSEYRKGIVAKKYKGLQGLVKARGITVIEGEGRLTSPTTVQVGDDTIVGKNVILATGSYSRSLPGLEIGGRVITSEQALELDFVPRKVAVLGGGVIGVEFASVWKSFGSEVTIIEALPHLVPNEDESISKSLERAFRRRGIDYRLGIRFQGVTQDENGVVVTLENGDTVEADVLLVAVGRGPLTQGLGFEEVGVTMDRGFVITDERLHTNIPGVYAVGDIVPGLQLAHRGFQQGIFVAEEIAGLNPIVIPDVNIPKVTYCDPEVASIGLTEAKAAEKYGADSVSSYDYSLAGNAKSEIIGTNGSVKVVRVNDGPVVGVHMIGARVGELIGEAQLAVNWEAYPEDIAPLIHAHPTQNESLGEAFLYLAGKPLHTL, encoded by the coding sequence GTGTCTGAGCAGAACTTTGACATTGTGGTGCTCGGCGGTGGGAGTGGAGGCTACGCAGCAGCGCTGCGTGCGGCCGAGCTCGGTTTCACCGTCGGCATGATCGAGAAGGACAAGGTCGGCGGCACCTGCCTGCACCGCGGCTGCGTCCCCACGAAGGCGCTGCTCCACGCGGCCGAGGTGGCCGACTACTCACGGGAGTCGTCGAAGTACGGCATCGTGACTCAGCTGCAGGGCGTCGACATCAACGGGGTGAGCGAGTACCGCAAGGGAATCGTCGCCAAGAAGTACAAGGGCCTGCAGGGCCTGGTGAAGGCGCGCGGCATCACCGTCATCGAGGGCGAGGGTCGTCTGACCTCCCCGACCACCGTGCAGGTGGGCGACGACACGATCGTCGGCAAGAACGTCATCCTGGCCACCGGCTCCTACTCGCGCTCGCTTCCGGGCCTCGAGATCGGCGGCCGCGTGATCACCAGCGAGCAGGCTCTCGAGCTCGACTTCGTGCCCCGCAAGGTGGCCGTGCTCGGCGGCGGCGTCATCGGCGTCGAGTTCGCCAGCGTGTGGAAGTCGTTCGGCTCCGAGGTCACCATCATCGAGGCGCTGCCGCACCTCGTCCCGAACGAGGACGAGTCGATCAGCAAGTCGCTGGAGCGCGCGTTCCGCCGCCGTGGCATCGACTACCGTCTCGGCATCCGCTTCCAGGGCGTCACCCAGGACGAGAACGGCGTCGTCGTCACCCTCGAGAACGGCGACACCGTCGAGGCGGACGTCCTGCTCGTCGCGGTTGGCCGCGGCCCGCTGACCCAGGGTCTCGGCTTCGAGGAGGTCGGGGTCACCATGGACCGCGGCTTCGTCATCACCGACGAGCGCCTGCACACGAACATCCCCGGCGTCTACGCGGTCGGCGACATCGTCCCCGGCCTGCAGCTCGCGCACCGCGGCTTCCAGCAGGGCATCTTCGTGGCCGAGGAGATCGCGGGCCTCAACCCGATCGTCATCCCCGACGTCAACATCCCCAAGGTCACCTACTGCGACCCGGAGGTCGCCTCGATCGGCCTCACCGAGGCCAAGGCGGCCGAGAAGTACGGTGCCGACAGCGTCAGCAGCTACGACTACAGCCTGGCGGGCAACGCCAAGAGCGAGATCATCGGCACGAACGGCAGCGTCAAGGTCGTCCGTGTCAACGACGGCCCCGTGGTCGGCGTGCACATGATCGGCGCGCGCGTCGGAGAGCTCATCGGCGAGGCGCAGTTGGCGGTGAACTGGGAGGCGTACCCGGAGGACATCGCTCCTCTCATCCACGCGCACCCCACGCAGAACGAGTCCCTCGGCGAGGCGTTCCTGTACCTCGCGGGCAAGCCGCTGCACACCCTCTAG
- a CDS encoding MFS transporter, producing the protein MNSRRSWVVYGIGVFAYLIAVMQRTTIGVAGVAATDRFHVSASVLSTLAVVQLIVYAGMQVPVGVLIDRIGSRVLMIAGTALMVVGQVAVALAPSIAIAIVGRILVGAGDATVFTSLMRLTNSWFRGKIVPQLSQWIGNVGQLGQVLSAVPFALLLHLSGWTVAFLTAAGLSVIALVGIVAAVTDRPVGASEGPRPVSWSDSLRQLRISLARPGTQLGFWSHFVTQSSGTVFSLMWGIPFLVFAIGIEPAEASALLTVLVGAGLISGPILGILTARFPMRRSNLVLGIVALMAAAWTLVLLWPGKPPLWTVIVLIAAIGIGGPGSLIGFDFARTFNPLHSLGSANGIVNVGGFLASFVMMFLIGVSLDVQAHGAGGDAELYQLDHFRWAFAIQYVIVGIGVGFLVHARRRTRRRLKDDEGIEVAPLWVALVGAWRRRGGREAL; encoded by the coding sequence GTGAATTCGCGTCGCTCCTGGGTCGTCTACGGGATCGGTGTCTTCGCCTACCTGATCGCGGTCATGCAGCGCACGACCATCGGCGTCGCCGGTGTGGCCGCGACCGACCGCTTCCACGTCTCCGCGTCCGTCCTGTCGACGCTCGCGGTCGTCCAGCTGATCGTCTACGCCGGGATGCAGGTCCCGGTCGGTGTGCTCATCGACCGGATCGGGTCGCGCGTCCTGATGATCGCGGGAACCGCACTCATGGTGGTCGGGCAGGTCGCCGTCGCACTCGCGCCGAGCATCGCCATCGCGATCGTCGGACGCATCCTGGTCGGGGCGGGTGACGCGACCGTCTTCACGTCGCTGATGCGGCTCACCAACTCCTGGTTCCGCGGGAAGATCGTGCCGCAGCTGTCGCAATGGATCGGCAATGTCGGCCAGCTGGGACAGGTGCTGTCGGCGGTTCCCTTCGCGCTGCTGCTGCACCTCTCCGGCTGGACGGTCGCGTTCCTCACCGCGGCCGGCCTCTCCGTGATCGCGTTGGTGGGCATCGTGGCCGCGGTCACCGACCGGCCGGTGGGGGCGAGCGAGGGCCCCAGGCCGGTCTCCTGGTCGGACTCCCTGCGGCAGCTGCGGATCAGCCTGGCGCGCCCCGGCACGCAGCTCGGGTTCTGGTCCCACTTCGTCACGCAGTCCTCCGGCACGGTGTTCAGCCTCATGTGGGGCATCCCGTTCCTCGTCTTCGCGATCGGCATCGAGCCGGCGGAGGCGTCCGCCCTGCTCACCGTGCTCGTCGGCGCCGGCCTCATCTCCGGGCCGATCCTCGGCATCCTCACCGCCCGCTTCCCGATGCGCCGCAGCAACCTGGTGCTCGGGATCGTCGCCCTGATGGCCGCCGCCTGGACGCTCGTCCTGCTCTGGCCAGGGAAGCCCCCGCTCTGGACGGTGATCGTCCTGATCGCGGCGATCGGCATCGGCGGCCCCGGATCGCTCATCGGCTTCGACTTCGCGCGCACCTTCAACCCGCTGCACAGCCTCGGGTCCGCCAACGGGATCGTCAACGTCGGCGGCTTCCTCGCGAGCTTCGTGATGATGTTCCTGATCGGCGTGTCGCTCGACGTGCAGGCGCACGGAGCGGGCGGGGATGCGGAGCTCTACCAGCTGGACCACTTCCGCTGGGCGTTCGCCATCCAGTACGTGATCGTCGGCATCGGGGTGGGTTTCCTGGTGCACGCACGACGCCGCACACGACGCAGATTGAAGGACGACGAGGGAATAGAAGTGGCCCCTCTGTGGGTTGCACTCGTCGGAGCGTGGAGGAGGCGCGGCGGGCGCGAAGCGCTGTAG
- the lipB gene encoding lipoyl(octanoyl) transferase LipB, with translation MTTYDVTGLSANSVPYLEALQQQRALHAAVVAGRAPDTVILLEHPPVYTAGKRTSPDERPDDGTPVVDVDRGGKITWHGPGQLVGYPILRLHDPIDVVGYVRALERVLIDVLARVGVTGVQIEGRSGVWMRPEHNPGATRDEKIAAIGIRVAEGVTMHGFALNCSNSLDAYDRIVACGIRDAGVTTISRILGRTVTPQDVAPLVIDAFDLEFTAAEAVA, from the coding sequence GTGACCACGTATGACGTCACGGGGCTAAGCGCCAACTCCGTGCCGTATCTCGAGGCCCTTCAACAGCAGCGTGCCCTGCACGCCGCCGTCGTCGCAGGCCGGGCGCCCGATACCGTCATCCTCCTCGAGCACCCGCCGGTGTACACCGCGGGCAAAAGGACCTCACCGGACGAACGTCCCGACGACGGCACCCCCGTCGTCGACGTCGACCGGGGAGGCAAGATCACCTGGCACGGGCCGGGTCAGCTCGTGGGGTACCCGATCCTCCGCCTCCACGACCCCATCGACGTCGTCGGCTACGTCCGCGCGCTCGAACGGGTGCTCATCGACGTGCTCGCGCGCGTCGGCGTGACCGGGGTGCAGATCGAGGGCCGCTCCGGCGTGTGGATGCGACCCGAGCACAACCCCGGAGCCACCAGGGACGAGAAGATCGCCGCCATCGGCATCCGCGTCGCCGAGGGTGTCACCATGCACGGGTTCGCGCTCAACTGCTCCAACAGCCTCGACGCCTACGACCGCATCGTCGCCTGCGGCATCCGCGACGCCGGGGTGACCACGATCTCCCGGATCCTCGGCCGCACCGTGACACCGCAGGACGTCGCGCCGCTCGTCATAGACGCCTTCGACCTGGAGTTCACCGCTGCGGAGGCCGTCGCGTGA
- a CDS encoding proteasome assembly chaperone family protein, producing MRDPGELFELNPALAVPEGLPLVAGLTGFADAGSGVSQLGTYLLGTLDSEVVATFDADILLDYRARRPIIYFDQDHLTDYQPATLKLYLAYDELRQPFLLLSGFEPDFRWEAFTEAVLGLIERYKVKSVTWVHSIPMPVPHTRPIGVTVSGNRTDLIDSMSIWKPHTQVPANALHLLEYRLQQLSYPIAGFILLIPHYLADTEYPAAAIAALDSISAATGLIFPTDRLRQEDREFVANIDEQVAGNAELGRLVGTLEERHDSYMEDTQLRSPLTDSDGELPSADEIAAELENFLAFRRHGDEENGRGER from the coding sequence ATGCGTGACCCCGGCGAACTGTTCGAGCTCAACCCGGCACTGGCCGTGCCGGAGGGATTGCCGCTCGTCGCGGGGCTGACCGGCTTCGCCGACGCGGGCTCCGGCGTGAGCCAGCTGGGCACCTACCTGCTCGGCACGCTCGACAGCGAGGTGGTCGCCACCTTCGACGCCGACATCCTTCTCGACTACCGTGCCCGTCGCCCCATCATCTACTTCGATCAGGACCACCTGACCGACTACCAGCCGGCGACTCTCAAGCTGTACCTCGCCTACGACGAGCTGCGTCAGCCGTTCCTCCTGCTCTCCGGGTTCGAGCCGGACTTCCGTTGGGAGGCCTTCACGGAGGCCGTGCTCGGTCTCATCGAGCGCTACAAGGTGAAGAGCGTGACCTGGGTCCACTCCATCCCGATGCCCGTGCCGCACACCCGGCCGATCGGCGTGACGGTGAGCGGCAACAGAACCGACCTGATCGACTCGATGTCCATCTGGAAGCCGCACACTCAGGTCCCCGCGAACGCCCTGCACCTGCTCGAGTACCGCCTGCAGCAGTTGTCGTACCCGATCGCCGGGTTCATCCTGCTCATCCCGCACTACCTCGCCGACACCGAGTACCCGGCCGCGGCCATCGCCGCGCTCGACTCGATCAGCGCGGCGACGGGGCTCATCTTCCCGACCGACCGCCTGCGGCAGGAGGACCGGGAGTTCGTCGCGAACATCGACGAGCAGGTCGCCGGCAACGCCGAGCTCGGCCGCCTGGTGGGAACGCTGGAGGAGCGGCACGACTCCTATATGGAGGACACGCAGCTGCGCTCGCCGCTGACCGACAGCGACGGCGAGCTCCCGAGCGCAGACGAGATCGCAGCCGAACTCGAGAACTTCCTCGCCTTCCGCCGCCACGGCGACGAGGAGAACGGGCGCGGCGAGCGCTGA
- a CDS encoding leucyl aminopeptidase translates to MTVPALTVTDASTPSGPADVLVVAARVAGDSVTVLSGADRDQLAQHLRDVGFSGGKDELVRLPGQGSGPSLAVIGLPEGGEDALRYAAGSAVRQLAGTAAVALDLPAEGDAQLGAVLEGAALGAYAFTEYREKSRAATKDPVGSVEVLGAASDSGALIARATAVAEAAALVKDLVNTPPLDLYPETFAERAQAASSDLPVTVTVWDEEQLAVEGFGGILGVGQGSTRPPRLVKVAYSPDGAERHLALVGKGITFDSGGLSLKPATGMVGMKYDMTGAATVLGVVLAAARLALPVRVTAWLCLAENMPSGSAIRPNDVLRIRGGRTVEVLNTDAEGRLVLADGLVAASEEQPDAIVDVATLTGAAMVALGTRYAAVMGSDDLVDQVLTAGKESGELLWPMPLPGELRATINSDVADIANANPGNTAGGALLAGVFLQEFVGRTGDADDAPRIPWAHLDIAGPAKSPAAPYGFTGKGPSAVSVRALIRLAESFSRK, encoded by the coding sequence ATGACCGTTCCTGCGCTGACCGTGACCGACGCATCCACCCCTTCCGGCCCCGCCGACGTGCTCGTCGTCGCCGCGCGAGTCGCCGGCGACAGCGTGACCGTGCTGTCGGGCGCCGACCGCGACCAGCTCGCGCAGCACTTGCGGGATGTCGGATTCAGTGGAGGCAAGGACGAGCTGGTCCGGCTGCCCGGGCAGGGCTCCGGTCCGTCGCTCGCGGTGATCGGGCTGCCCGAGGGCGGAGAGGACGCACTCCGCTACGCCGCGGGGAGTGCCGTGCGGCAGCTGGCGGGCACCGCCGCGGTCGCGCTCGATCTCCCCGCCGAGGGCGATGCACAGCTCGGCGCCGTGCTCGAGGGCGCGGCGCTCGGCGCCTACGCCTTCACGGAGTACCGGGAGAAGAGCCGTGCGGCGACCAAGGATCCCGTCGGGTCCGTCGAGGTGCTCGGCGCCGCGTCGGACAGCGGAGCACTGATCGCCCGCGCTACCGCCGTCGCCGAGGCTGCTGCGCTCGTCAAGGATCTGGTGAACACTCCCCCGCTCGACCTCTACCCCGAGACGTTCGCCGAGCGTGCGCAGGCGGCGTCGTCGGACCTCCCCGTGACGGTGACCGTCTGGGACGAGGAGCAGCTCGCGGTCGAGGGATTCGGCGGCATCCTCGGGGTCGGACAGGGCTCGACCCGGCCGCCGCGGCTGGTCAAGGTCGCCTACTCCCCCGACGGCGCCGAGCGGCACCTCGCGCTGGTGGGCAAGGGCATCACGTTCGACTCCGGCGGCCTGTCGCTGAAGCCGGCGACCGGGATGGTCGGGATGAAGTACGACATGACCGGCGCCGCGACGGTGCTCGGCGTCGTGCTCGCCGCCGCCCGCCTCGCGCTCCCGGTGCGCGTGACGGCGTGGCTGTGCCTGGCGGAGAACATGCCGTCCGGATCGGCGATCCGACCGAACGACGTGCTGCGCATCCGCGGCGGACGCACCGTCGAGGTGCTCAACACCGACGCCGAGGGCCGGCTCGTGCTCGCGGACGGCCTGGTCGCCGCCAGCGAGGAGCAGCCCGACGCGATCGTCGACGTCGCCACGCTGACGGGCGCGGCGATGGTCGCCCTCGGCACCCGGTACGCCGCCGTGATGGGCTCCGACGACCTCGTCGACCAGGTGCTCACCGCGGGCAAGGAGAGCGGCGAGCTGCTCTGGCCGATGCCGCTCCCCGGCGAACTGCGCGCGACGATCAACTCGGATGTGGCCGACATCGCGAACGCCAACCCGGGCAACACGGCGGGCGGCGCTCTGCTCGCGGGAGTGTTCCTGCAGGAGTTCGTCGGACGCACCGGCGACGCGGACGACGCCCCGCGCATCCCGTGGGCGCACCTCGACATCGCGGGCCCGGCGAAGAGCCCTGCGGCGCCGTACGGATTCACCGGAAAGGGACCGTCCGCCGTCAGCGTAAGGGCGCTCATCCGTCTGGCCGAGAGCTTTTCCCGGAAGTAG